A genomic region of Halostagnicola larsenii XH-48 contains the following coding sequences:
- a CDS encoding AbrB/MazE/SpoVT family DNA-binding domain-containing protein, translated as MSKTEQSNGSDKEVVAVTKHGQATIPKRFREKLGIEAPGKVLFRETEDGDVIVEQVRSPSEMRGFAARREASTDQPATDILREKREQDRNERNAQFPTEK; from the coding sequence ATGAGTAAGACAGAACAATCAAACGGTTCTGATAAAGAGGTTGTCGCTGTTACCAAGCACGGTCAGGCGACCATCCCGAAGCGATTCCGTGAGAAGCTGGGAATTGAAGCGCCCGGGAAGGTGCTGTTTCGAGAGACTGAAGATGGTGACGTGATTGTCGAACAGGTTCGGTCCCCGAGCGAGATGCGGGGATTCGCCGCCCGGAGGGAGGCATCGACCGATCAACCTGCGACCGACATCCTCCGCGAGAAGCGCGAACAGGATCGAAACGAGCGCAACGCACAGTTCCCGACAGAGAAGTAA
- a CDS encoding PIN domain-containing protein, with the protein MAIPDHVIFDAEPLIAHADDEPGSTVVEAYLDAVAVEDTTGYANYVNLAEVRYTIARKYDRATADEYLDWLEELGVETVDVGDAWMEASEYVLRYNPALGDSFALATAEHIGGTLLVGGDDDYEEVSNIPIDRFRDGSA; encoded by the coding sequence ATGGCGATCCCTGACCACGTCATATTTGACGCCGAACCGTTGATCGCACACGCAGATGATGAACCTGGCAGTACTGTGGTTGAAGCGTATCTCGATGCGGTCGCCGTGGAGGACACGACCGGCTACGCGAACTATGTGAACCTCGCCGAAGTCCGGTATACGATCGCCCGAAAGTACGACCGTGCCACCGCTGACGAGTATCTCGACTGGCTTGAGGAGCTCGGCGTCGAAACCGTGGATGTTGGTGATGCCTGGATGGAAGCCTCTGAGTACGTCCTCAGGTATAATCCAGCGCTCGGCGACTCATTCGCGCTGGCAACCGCTGAACATATCGGGGGCACGCTATTGGTTGGCGGCGACGACGACTATGAGGAAGTCTCCAATATCCCAATTGATCGGTTCCGCGACGGATCCGCATAG